A region of Paenibacillus sp. 37 DNA encodes the following proteins:
- a CDS encoding response regulator transcription factor gives MENRDTGKASIKVLLADDHQLFREGLKRILNMEDDIEVIGECGDGIQVLEFCNQDKPDIVLMDINMPIENGVEATEKLRELFPDVKVIILSIHDDESYVFETLRKGANGYLLKDMEAESLINAIRSVHEGHAFIHPKVTGKLIMQLRRMTYLNETGAMSEGASKEAGVKFVAGDNNPLTRREAEVLRLMAEGKSNKMIGEFLFISEKTVKNHVSSILQKMEVDDRTQAVINSIKYGWVTL, from the coding sequence ATGGAAAACCGTGATACTGGTAAAGCATCGATTAAAGTTCTATTGGCTGATGATCATCAGCTGTTCCGTGAGGGACTGAAACGCATTTTAAATATGGAGGACGACATTGAGGTCATCGGCGAATGCGGCGATGGTATTCAAGTGCTCGAATTCTGCAATCAGGATAAACCTGATATCGTATTGATGGATATCAACATGCCAATCGAAAACGGGGTTGAAGCAACGGAGAAATTGCGTGAGCTGTTCCCTGATGTCAAAGTCATTATCTTGTCCATTCATGATGATGAAAGTTATGTATTTGAGACGCTTCGTAAAGGGGCTAACGGATACTTGCTGAAGGATATGGAGGCAGAGTCTCTGATCAATGCGATTCGTTCCGTGCATGAAGGACATGCGTTCATACATCCGAAAGTAACAGGCAAACTGATCATGCAGCTGCGTCGTATGACGTATCTTAATGAAACAGGGGCAATGAGTGAAGGGGCTTCGAAGGAAGCGGGTGTTAAATTTGTTGCTGGTGACAATAACCCGCTTACACGTCGTGAGGCTGAAGTACTTCGTTTGATGGCAGAAGGTAAGAGCAACAAAATGATTGGTGAATTCTTGTTCATCAGTGAAAAAACAGTAAAAAACCATGTCAGCAGTATTCTGCAGAAGATGGAAGTGGACGACCGTACTCAAGCTGTTATTAATTCGATCAAATATGGTTGGGTTACGCTCTAA
- a CDS encoding sensor histidine kinase, which produces MDLQADAIDRVIKNAIQVMENSKYQMFEIMDATRDELKTLNEELKSVLKETAETIEKVDQLELNYRRSRIRLTEVSRDFVRYSEHDIKQAYEKATQLQLDLMIYREKEMYLKARRDDLQKRAKNVEASVERAETIGSQMGVVLEYLSGELGQVTRIIESAKNRQMIGLKIILAQEEERKRIAREIHDGPAQMLANLVLRTEIVERMLIKQDFKMVQAEIVDLKGQVRSSLEEMRKVIFNLRPMALDDLGLIPTLRKYVQDFEVKTKIRSLFETRGKEHRLSSAMEAAIYRLVQEGLSNAAKHAYPTYVVVEITYQAQLVKIVVQDNGLGFKPELLAKKSKDHTHFGLIGMRERVELLEGRIEIESGENQGTKIVIHIPTNVDKGKE; this is translated from the coding sequence GTGGATTTACAAGCCGATGCCATAGACCGCGTCATTAAAAACGCCATACAAGTCATGGAAAACAGCAAATATCAAATGTTCGAAATTATGGACGCAACTCGCGATGAGCTGAAAACACTCAACGAGGAGTTAAAGTCGGTGCTGAAGGAAACGGCGGAAACGATCGAGAAAGTAGATCAATTGGAGCTGAACTACCGCCGTTCCCGGATCCGGCTGACTGAGGTTAGCCGCGACTTTGTCCGTTATTCCGAGCATGATATCAAGCAGGCGTATGAGAAAGCAACACAGCTGCAGCTGGATCTGATGATTTATCGTGAGAAGGAAATGTATCTGAAGGCCCGTCGGGATGATCTGCAGAAGCGTGCCAAAAATGTGGAAGCTTCTGTGGAGCGTGCCGAGACCATCGGTTCGCAGATGGGTGTTGTACTCGAGTACCTGTCAGGTGAACTGGGTCAAGTGACCCGGATCATCGAATCTGCCAAAAATCGACAAATGATTGGTTTGAAAATAATTTTGGCCCAGGAAGAAGAGCGGAAACGTATTGCTCGTGAGATTCATGACGGGCCTGCGCAGATGCTCGCCAATCTAGTGCTTAGGACGGAAATTGTAGAAAGAATGCTCATTAAGCAGGATTTTAAGATGGTCCAGGCCGAAATAGTAGATTTGAAAGGCCAGGTTCGTTCCAGTCTTGAAGAAATGAGAAAAGTTATTTTCAATCTGCGTCCTATGGCACTGGATGATCTGGGACTGATTCCAACGCTTCGGAAGTATGTGCAGGATTTTGAGGTAAAAACGAAAATCCGGTCGCTTTTTGAAACAAGAGGTAAAGAACATCGTTTATCTTCAGCCATGGAGGCTGCAATCTACCGCCTCGTGCAGGAAGGTCTGTCGAATGCTGCAAAGCATGCTTATCCCACATATGTTGTAGTGGAAATTACATACCAGGCTCAGCTCGTCAAAATTGTCGTTCAGGACAATGGGCTTGGGTTCAAACCGGAGCTTCTTGCGAAGAAAAGCAAGGATCATACCCACTTCGGTCTGATTGGGATGAGAGAACGGGTTGAACTGTTAGAAGGAAGAATAGAGATTGAATCCGGAGAAAATCAAGGAACCAAAATAGTGATTCATATCCCGACAAACGTGGATAAGGGAAAGGAGTAG
- a CDS encoding stalk domain-containing protein translates to MLGKHGKQLEDVKGSKAKKWAIVTLAGVIWIAPVMSAGGQMWSGTSWQSVAAAASTNTSKLSEEILTSGAKLMKYRYTTTRSGSKVNVLADVIQVDLQNPYVKLDVMTGKGGNLNSKQSTGAMAKENGAVAAVNGDYFNVSGELAPIGGQVSDGVLVSTPSELSGMYALTVTKDGKPMIDEYSFDGTVKAQDGSTFALRGINKEDYTVESGAVKYSHANSMYIYTPAWTSSKRPNDPSTTPTEVLVQNGVITQISDKKALNMTVPKDGYILRAHGTAATWIMSHLSVGQTLDADYKLKAKTTGQSVDPSNLEMMIGGHTILVNGGKAASFSRDIASSGIGGIRARTAVGYSKDGRYVYIIAAEKNSNSSGMSLTELQSFMTSVGVWKGMNLDGGGSTTMVTRPLGEQTADLTFNTEYGTEQRQVVNTLGVFSTAPAGKLKGFAVSGSQTLLVGQEGKYTAKGYDTYYNPIATGDISMSWKSSNNSIVSVSNGTIKGVKPGTATLTATSNGASSSIKVSVLGGSELASLTAGSGLGSLKAGTTMSIPVTATTKSGQSVTVPADSLTWEFIGFKGKVTADQLTVSSVNSGAQVGYAIGRYDGYSTVVVLSASASETIWENFDNVNYPINFTTNAAGVTGTATVTAGTGEKAGSNVLQLDYDMTAGTGKMYAYAQLNGSTGREVSAAATSMSMDVMGDKSLNWLRAEFTDANGKTVYADLAKAIDWNGWKKLSVDLNGLNIAYPAKLKRVYVVNVEEGQDERAKSGTVAFDNIAFTMPSKSSEVGLPTGTASLVLGQKSMTMNGTKKAIDAAPVLKNGTTYVPIKHVLDAFGGQASWDSKNQRITVLRGGKLIDLVVGQKEFILNGKRQSATVAPYVTGGRTLVPLRLVSEQLGLTVKWEQKTKTVTISS, encoded by the coding sequence ATGCTGGGGAAACATGGGAAACAGCTAGAAGACGTTAAGGGCAGTAAGGCGAAGAAATGGGCAATTGTGACGCTGGCGGGTGTGATCTGGATTGCACCGGTGATGAGTGCAGGTGGGCAGATGTGGTCAGGCACTTCGTGGCAATCGGTGGCCGCTGCAGCATCTACAAATACAAGCAAGTTGAGTGAAGAAATTCTGACTTCGGGTGCGAAGCTCATGAAATACAGATATACAACAACACGTTCCGGTTCCAAGGTCAACGTACTGGCGGATGTAATCCAGGTGGATCTGCAGAACCCGTATGTGAAGCTGGATGTAATGACAGGCAAGGGCGGTAATCTGAACAGTAAACAGAGCACAGGGGCCATGGCTAAAGAAAATGGTGCAGTAGCTGCTGTGAATGGCGATTACTTCAATGTATCCGGGGAGCTCGCGCCGATTGGTGGACAGGTCTCCGATGGCGTGCTGGTCTCCACACCATCCGAACTGTCGGGCATGTATGCCCTCACGGTGACCAAGGATGGCAAACCGATGATCGACGAGTATTCCTTTGACGGAACAGTGAAGGCGCAGGATGGTTCAACTTTTGCTTTGCGTGGGATAAATAAAGAGGATTATACGGTAGAGTCGGGCGCGGTGAAATATAGTCATGCCAACTCGATGTATATTTATACACCGGCATGGACCTCCTCCAAACGTCCAAATGATCCTTCCACAACGCCGACAGAGGTTCTCGTGCAGAACGGAGTAATTACCCAAATCTCGGATAAAAAAGCGTTAAACATGACGGTGCCGAAGGATGGGTACATTTTGCGTGCGCATGGAACAGCAGCGACATGGATCATGAGCCATCTATCTGTTGGGCAAACCTTGGATGCGGATTACAAGCTGAAAGCTAAAACAACTGGGCAATCGGTCGATCCAAGTAACCTGGAGATGATGATTGGCGGTCATACGATTCTTGTGAACGGTGGCAAGGCAGCTTCCTTTTCCCGTGATATCGCATCTTCCGGCATTGGTGGCATTCGTGCAAGAACGGCAGTAGGATACTCCAAGGATGGTCGGTATGTCTACATCATTGCAGCGGAGAAAAACAGTAACAGCAGCGGGATGTCGCTGACTGAACTGCAATCCTTTATGACCAGTGTGGGTGTCTGGAAAGGCATGAACCTGGACGGAGGCGGCTCTACAACCATGGTAACCCGTCCGTTGGGTGAGCAGACCGCTGATCTGACGTTTAACACAGAGTATGGCACCGAGCAACGTCAGGTTGTAAACACGCTAGGTGTGTTCTCTACGGCTCCTGCAGGTAAACTGAAGGGCTTTGCCGTGAGTGGCAGCCAAACGTTGCTGGTGGGGCAAGAGGGCAAGTACACGGCCAAAGGATATGACACCTACTACAACCCGATTGCAACAGGCGATATCAGCATGTCATGGAAGTCCAGCAACAACAGTATCGTGAGTGTTAGCAACGGAACGATCAAAGGCGTGAAGCCAGGTACAGCAACGCTGACAGCAACGAGCAATGGAGCTTCATCCTCCATTAAAGTATCGGTACTGGGTGGAAGTGAGTTGGCTTCCCTGACAGCAGGATCAGGTCTTGGTTCGCTCAAAGCAGGCACAACGATGTCCATCCCGGTGACAGCAACAACGAAGAGCGGACAAAGTGTCACGGTTCCGGCGGACTCGCTGACATGGGAATTTATCGGATTCAAAGGTAAAGTGACTGCTGACCAATTAACCGTATCTTCCGTTAATTCAGGTGCACAAGTGGGATATGCGATTGGTCGTTATGATGGTTACAGTACAGTCGTAGTACTCTCGGCTTCTGCAAGCGAAACAATCTGGGAGAACTTCGATAATGTGAATTATCCGATCAACTTCACGACAAACGCAGCGGGTGTAACAGGTACGGCAACCGTTACAGCAGGAACTGGTGAAAAAGCCGGCTCGAATGTGCTGCAACTCGATTATGATATGACTGCTGGAACAGGCAAAATGTATGCTTATGCACAACTGAATGGTTCTACCGGCAGAGAAGTATCTGCTGCAGCTACATCGATGTCGATGGATGTTATGGGAGATAAGAGCCTGAATTGGCTGCGTGCCGAATTCACGGATGCCAATGGCAAAACGGTATATGCCGATCTCGCCAAGGCAATTGACTGGAACGGATGGAAGAAGCTGAGCGTGGACCTGAATGGACTGAACATCGCCTATCCGGCGAAGCTGAAGCGGGTCTATGTAGTAAACGTGGAAGAAGGTCAGGATGAGCGTGCGAAATCAGGTACGGTTGCTTTTGACAACATCGCATTCACGATGCCTTCCAAATCCAGTGAAGTTGGATTGCCTACGGGAACAGCCTCGCTGGTGCTTGGACAGAAATCGATGACGATGAATGGAACGAAAAAAGCCATTGATGCAGCACCGGTACTGAAAAATGGTACCACGTATGTGCCAATCAAACATGTTTTGGACGCTTTTGGTGGTCAGGCAAGCTGGGATAGCAAAAATCAGCGGATCACGGTATTACGTGGTGGCAAGCTGATTGATCTGGTTGTAGGGCAGAAAGAATTCATTCTGAATGGTAAAAGACAGAGCGCAACTGTTGCACCATACGTAACGGGTGGTAGGACTTTAGTCCCGCTCAGACTCGTTTCCGAGCAACTTGGTCTGACTGTAAAATGGGAACAGAAAACGAAGACCGTTACCATCTCATCGTGA